One stretch of Micromonospora cremea DNA includes these proteins:
- a CDS encoding carbohydrate ABC transporter permease, whose protein sequence is MAVTLIPTESAVVTPRRNRPNRDRHRRGAARWVVLALVTLAALAMLVPFAFMLLNAFKSPTDYSSGGPLSWPTEFYTKGLRTYWTTVNFPLKLWNSALIAGSVAVLGVVVSLLNAYALGIGRVRGRLWIVGLFLLANMLPQEALIYPLYYVAKEIGLYNTRLSVIIIFTVIQSAFGTYLLASVLSTFPRSLLEAASLDGAGKWTVLWRVVFPNLRPTLAVLLIFFFIWTWNEFLIPLVMLIDNQTQTIPVALASLQGDRLMDAPTTNAGALISLVPAIIFFLIFQRTLARGITAGAEK, encoded by the coding sequence ATGGCCGTCACGCTCATCCCGACCGAGAGCGCGGTGGTGACTCCGCGCCGGAACAGGCCGAACCGCGACCGGCACCGCCGCGGCGCCGCCCGCTGGGTGGTGCTCGCCCTGGTCACGCTCGCCGCGCTCGCCATGCTGGTGCCGTTCGCGTTCATGCTGCTCAACGCGTTCAAGTCGCCGACCGACTACTCCTCGGGCGGGCCGTTGAGCTGGCCGACGGAGTTCTACACCAAGGGTCTGCGGACGTACTGGACCACGGTGAACTTCCCGTTGAAGCTGTGGAACTCGGCGCTCATCGCCGGCTCCGTGGCGGTGCTCGGCGTCGTCGTCTCGCTGCTCAACGCGTACGCGCTCGGCATCGGCCGGGTCCGCGGCCGGCTCTGGATCGTCGGGCTCTTCCTGCTGGCCAACATGCTGCCGCAGGAAGCGCTGATCTACCCGCTCTACTACGTGGCCAAGGAGATCGGCCTCTACAACACCCGACTCTCGGTGATCATCATCTTCACCGTGATCCAGAGCGCGTTCGGCACCTACCTGCTCGCCTCGGTGCTGAGCACGTTCCCGCGCTCGCTGCTCGAGGCCGCCTCGCTGGACGGCGCCGGCAAGTGGACGGTGCTGTGGCGGGTGGTCTTCCCCAACCTGCGGCCCACCCTCGCGGTGCTGCTCATCTTCTTCTTCATCTGGACCTGGAACGAGTTCCTGATCCCGCTGGTCATGCTGATCGACAACCAGACGCAGACCATCCCGGTCGCGCTCGCGTCGTTGCAGGGCGACCGCCTGATGGACGCGCCGACCACCAACGCCGGCGCGCTGATCAGCCTGGTGCCGGCCATCATCTTCTTCCTCATCTTCCAGCGCACTCTCGCGCGTGGCATCACGGCAGGAGCCGAGAAGTGA
- a CDS encoding ABC transporter transmembrane domain-containing protein: MRYLWWLVRRQPWRVLRGSLLGTAWMIGLSVRPYLIARAVDDGLRAGDTQALALWVVAIVVAGVGLSYLGIMRHRTMTFIREDAKARSAAVVLRQLSRIGAVLPRRVAAGEVATIGGSDIDWTAQVLTLTGPGVGAVVAYAVIAVVLWSISPMLALCILVGVPAVGLVVGPLLRRLERAESVYRKQQGALTARSGDIVAGLRVLAGVGGRDLFARRYAARSRDLLAEGYRVGAVNSWIDAATVAIPGLFLAVVVWLTARMAVTGDVTIGELVAVYGYVATLIVPVWFLLEGSHQLIRGRVAARRIVALLKLAPDDVGGPRSAPDRRGGVPDRRRPDVVAAPEHPADLHDPVTGLTVPNGWLTGVAADDPSAALALADRLGRYVPSESTWGGVPLTGIALDEVRARILVADHDSYLFPGTLRDILLSRTESDDARWDDDDRPRADEDRITVALRAASAEDIVDALPAGLDTVIDARARSLSGGQRQRVRLARALLAEPEVLILVDPTSAVDAHTEARIAERLRVARAGRTTVVLATSPLLLSRTDLVAHLRAGRIVATGTHTDLLDQDPGYRHLVARDSADPDLDRPADAEGAYP, encoded by the coding sequence ATGCGGTACCTCTGGTGGCTGGTCCGCCGCCAGCCCTGGCGGGTGCTGCGCGGCAGTCTGCTCGGGACGGCCTGGATGATCGGGCTGTCGGTCCGGCCCTACCTGATCGCCCGCGCCGTCGACGACGGGCTGCGCGCCGGCGACACCCAGGCCCTGGCGCTCTGGGTGGTGGCGATCGTCGTCGCTGGTGTGGGGCTGTCGTACCTGGGCATCATGCGGCACCGCACGATGACCTTCATCCGGGAGGACGCGAAGGCCCGCTCGGCCGCCGTCGTACTGCGGCAGCTGTCCCGGATCGGCGCGGTGCTGCCGCGCCGGGTCGCCGCCGGCGAGGTCGCCACCATCGGCGGCTCCGACATCGACTGGACGGCGCAGGTGCTCACGCTGACCGGGCCGGGGGTCGGCGCGGTCGTCGCGTACGCGGTCATCGCCGTGGTGCTCTGGTCGATCTCCCCGATGCTCGCGCTCTGCATCCTGGTGGGAGTGCCCGCGGTCGGGCTGGTCGTCGGCCCGCTGCTACGCCGCCTGGAGCGGGCCGAATCGGTCTACCGGAAGCAGCAGGGCGCGCTCACCGCCCGATCCGGCGACATCGTGGCCGGGCTGCGGGTGCTCGCCGGGGTGGGTGGCCGGGACCTGTTCGCCCGACGGTACGCGGCCAGATCCCGCGACCTGCTCGCCGAGGGCTACCGGGTCGGCGCGGTCAACAGCTGGATCGACGCCGCGACCGTCGCCATCCCCGGGCTGTTCCTGGCGGTGGTGGTGTGGTTGACGGCCCGGATGGCGGTGACCGGTGACGTCACGATCGGTGAGCTGGTCGCCGTCTACGGCTACGTGGCGACCCTGATCGTGCCGGTCTGGTTCCTGCTCGAAGGCAGCCACCAACTGATCCGCGGCCGGGTCGCCGCCCGGCGGATCGTCGCCCTGCTCAAACTGGCCCCGGACGACGTCGGCGGCCCGCGCAGCGCACCGGATCGGCGGGGCGGGGTTCCCGACCGGCGCCGCCCGGACGTCGTAGCCGCGCCGGAGCACCCCGCGGACCTGCACGATCCGGTGACCGGGCTGACCGTCCCCAACGGGTGGCTGACCGGCGTGGCCGCCGACGATCCTTCGGCGGCGCTGGCCCTGGCCGACCGGCTCGGCCGGTACGTGCCCAGCGAGTCCACCTGGGGTGGCGTGCCGCTGACCGGGATCGCCCTGGACGAGGTCCGCGCACGCATCCTGGTCGCCGATCACGACTCGTATCTGTTCCCCGGCACGCTGCGGGACATCCTGCTCTCCCGGACCGAGTCCGACGACGCCCGGTGGGACGACGACGACCGGCCGAGAGCCGACGAGGACCGGATCACCGTGGCTCTGCGGGCCGCGTCGGCCGAGGACATCGTCGATGCGCTGCCAGCCGGGCTGGACACCGTGATCGACGCCCGGGCCCGTAGTCTCTCCGGCGGCCAGCGGCAACGGGTACGCCTGGCCCGGGCGCTGCTCGCCGAGCCGGAGGTGCTGATTCTCGTCGACCCGACGTCGGCGGTGGACGCGCACACCGAGGCGCGGATCGCCGAACGGCTACGTGTCGCGCGGGCCGGACGGACGACCGTCGTACTCGCCACCTCGCCGCTGCTGCTGAGCCGGACCGACCTGGTCGCCCACCTGCGTGCGGGCCGGATCGTCGCCACCGGAACCCACACCGACCTGCTCGACCAGGACCCCGGCTACCGGCACCTGGTGGCCCGGGACAGCGCCGATCCCGACCTCGATCGACCCGCCGACGCCGAGGGGGCCTATCCGTGA
- a CDS encoding DJ-1/PfpI family protein, translating to MTHVVIPLYERFTALDVIGVYQPLALTPGIDVVLVAERPGPVRDDCGMVSFVAESALEGVEATDVLVVPGGPGTIQALTGPLPAWIRRIHDTTTWTTSVCSGSILLGAAGLLRGRRGTSHYRAAPELIRFGAEPTDQRVVEEPDARIITAAGVSSGIDMGLRLVELLTDRTTAEAVQLWMEYDPQPPFDSGHPSRATPEVIARAAAYESAARVPQ from the coding sequence ATGACCCATGTCGTCATCCCGCTCTACGAGCGTTTCACCGCGTTGGACGTCATCGGCGTCTACCAGCCACTGGCCCTCACCCCAGGCATTGACGTGGTCCTGGTCGCCGAACGCCCCGGTCCCGTCCGGGACGACTGCGGGATGGTCTCCTTCGTGGCCGAGTCCGCGCTCGAGGGCGTCGAAGCGACCGACGTTCTCGTCGTCCCGGGCGGACCCGGGACCATTCAGGCTCTCACCGGGCCTCTGCCAGCCTGGATCAGGCGGATCCACGACACGACGACGTGGACGACCTCCGTGTGCTCCGGCTCGATCCTCCTGGGGGCCGCCGGCCTGCTTCGGGGACGACGGGGCACCAGCCACTACCGCGCAGCGCCGGAGCTGATCCGCTTCGGCGCCGAGCCGACGGACCAACGGGTCGTCGAAGAACCGGACGCACGCATCATCACGGCCGCCGGTGTGTCCAGTGGCATCGACATGGGACTGCGACTCGTCGAACTCCTCACCGACCGGACGACCGCGGAGGCCGTCCAACTCTGGATGGAGTACGACCCACAACCGCCATTCGACAGCGGCCACCCCTCCCGCGCGACCCCCGAGGTGATCGCACGAGCGGCGGCGTACGAGAGCGCGGCCAGAGTGCCGCAGTGA
- a CDS encoding nucleotidyltransferase family protein encodes MIIAAGGGRRIGGPEALLHQGEKPLVNRMIDTMTEAGCEQIVVVLGAAADQVRETADLGRATVVINKAWGTGVGSSIRAGLAAMDDEGIEAVVVVPVDMPGLTAAAVRRVAALPYPDVLVCATYDGLRGYPMLFGRRHWPGIATLASADVGARPYLLAHKDQIVDIACDSVADGSRVDTPELMALYGLTVPPQRVGV; translated from the coding sequence ATGATCATCGCCGCGGGCGGGGGACGCCGCATCGGTGGTCCCGAGGCGCTGTTGCACCAGGGGGAGAAGCCCCTGGTGAACCGGATGATCGACACGATGACCGAGGCGGGCTGCGAGCAGATCGTGGTCGTACTGGGTGCCGCCGCAGATCAGGTCCGGGAGACCGCCGACCTGGGCAGGGCCACGGTGGTCATCAACAAGGCGTGGGGCACCGGGGTCGGCTCGTCCATCCGCGCCGGCCTGGCCGCCATGGACGACGAGGGGATCGAGGCGGTGGTGGTGGTCCCGGTCGACATGCCGGGCCTGACCGCCGCCGCGGTCCGGCGAGTGGCCGCACTGCCGTACCCGGACGTGCTGGTCTGCGCCACCTACGACGGGCTGCGCGGCTACCCGATGCTCTTCGGGCGCCGGCACTGGCCCGGCATCGCCACCCTGGCCAGCGCCGACGTTGGTGCCCGGCCGTACCTGCTGGCGCACAAGGACCAGATCGTCGACATCGCGTGCGACTCGGTCGCGGACGGCAGCCGGGTCGACACCCCGGAACTGATGGCGCTCTACGGCCTGACCGTCCCGCCGCAGCGGGTCGGGGTCTAG
- a CDS encoding bifunctional 3'-5' exonuclease/DNA polymerase, with amino-acid sequence MSGGRGRIAVVLVAVVADDRGGGELRSLDAAGRPAGPTEIVTDLAVAVAAREVAEHPRWVWPTAGAVYPALLRAGVRVERCHDVELTEALLLGHAGRWGEPRSFAAAWARLSGAPVPPDPPPRPVAPPGHGQGALFDALPGPAGPGIDALTRVYADQVARIATTEHPGRFRLLVAAESAGALIAVEMGVAGLPWRAEVHDAILAELLGEPSPVGGPPRRLAELAARIADALGVRRLHADSPAELLKAFARVGVELPNTRAWVLRGVDHPAVPLVLEYKELYRIWTAHGWSWREQWVRDGRFQPEYVPGGVVSGRWATRGGGALQIPKVIRRAVVADPGRRLVVADAGQLEPRVLAAVSGDARLAAAGGAGDLYAALARDAFSGDRARAKVALLGAMYGQTGGAAVPALAVLKRSYPTAFGYVEAAARTGEAGGLVRSWLGRTCPPGSAAFADPDGAAVDPDGAADPQSPRARAARSRGRFTRNFVIQATAAEWASTLLATLRTELAGTDAELVFFQHDEVVVHCPAAQAEAVAEVVGRSGERATALLFGDTPVRFPLDLSIVDCYADAA; translated from the coding sequence ATGTCAGGGGGGCGGGGGAGAATTGCGGTTGTGCTGGTGGCGGTGGTGGCGGACGACCGGGGTGGGGGAGAGCTGCGCTCGCTGGATGCCGCCGGCCGCCCCGCTGGTCCGACCGAGATCGTCACCGACCTGGCCGTCGCGGTGGCCGCGCGGGAGGTCGCCGAGCATCCGCGCTGGGTCTGGCCGACCGCCGGCGCGGTCTATCCCGCGTTGCTGAGAGCCGGGGTGCGCGTCGAGCGCTGCCACGACGTGGAGTTGACCGAGGCGCTGCTGCTCGGCCACGCCGGCCGCTGGGGTGAGCCGCGCTCGTTCGCCGCCGCCTGGGCCCGGCTCAGCGGTGCTCCGGTGCCACCCGACCCGCCGCCGCGCCCGGTCGCGCCGCCCGGGCACGGGCAGGGGGCGCTCTTCGACGCGCTGCCCGGCCCGGCGGGCCCGGGGATCGACGCCCTGACCCGGGTATACGCCGACCAGGTCGCCCGGATCGCCACCACCGAGCATCCGGGTCGGTTCCGGTTGCTGGTGGCCGCCGAGTCGGCCGGCGCGCTGATCGCGGTGGAGATGGGCGTCGCCGGGCTGCCGTGGCGGGCCGAGGTGCACGACGCCATCCTCGCCGAGTTGCTGGGCGAGCCGTCCCCGGTCGGCGGGCCGCCGCGTCGGCTGGCCGAGCTGGCCGCCCGGATCGCCGACGCGCTCGGTGTTCGCCGGCTGCACGCCGACTCCCCGGCGGAGCTGCTGAAGGCGTTCGCCCGGGTCGGGGTGGAGCTGCCCAACACCCGGGCCTGGGTGCTGCGCGGGGTGGACCATCCGGCGGTGCCGCTGGTGCTGGAGTACAAGGAGCTCTACCGGATCTGGACGGCGCACGGCTGGTCCTGGCGCGAGCAGTGGGTTCGCGACGGGCGGTTCCAGCCGGAGTACGTGCCTGGAGGGGTGGTCTCGGGCCGCTGGGCCACCCGGGGCGGTGGCGCCTTGCAGATCCCGAAGGTGATTCGCCGGGCGGTGGTGGCCGACCCGGGCCGGCGGCTGGTGGTCGCCGACGCCGGCCAGTTGGAGCCTCGGGTGCTGGCGGCGGTGTCCGGCGACGCCCGGTTGGCGGCGGCGGGCGGGGCCGGTGACCTGTACGCCGCCCTGGCCCGGGACGCCTTCTCCGGTGATCGGGCCCGGGCCAAGGTGGCCCTGCTCGGCGCGATGTACGGGCAGACCGGCGGGGCGGCGGTGCCCGCGCTGGCGGTGTTGAAGCGCAGCTACCCGACGGCGTTCGGCTACGTCGAGGCGGCGGCGCGCACGGGTGAGGCGGGCGGGCTGGTGCGCTCGTGGCTGGGGCGCACCTGCCCGCCCGGGTCAGCCGCGTTCGCTGACCCGGATGGCGCGGCGGTCGACCCGGACGGCGCGGCCGACCCGCAGAGTCCGCGGGCCCGTGCGGCACGGTCCCGGGGGCGCTTCACCCGCAATTTCGTCATCCAGGCCACCGCCGCTGAGTGGGCCTCGACGCTGCTGGCCACGCTGCGCACCGAGCTGGCCGGCACCGATGCCGAGCTGGTCTTCTTTCAGCACGACGAGGTGGTCGTGCACTGTCCGGCGGCGCAGGCCGAGGCGGTGGCGGAGGTGGTCGGTCGCAGCGGTGAGCGGGCCACCGCGCTGCTGTTCGGCGACACTCCGGTGCGTTTTCCGCTGGATCTGTCCATCGTCGACTGCTACGCCGACGCGGCATAG
- a CDS encoding GlxA family transcriptional regulator: MAERVTVVTFPGVQSLDVTGPWEVLAGANRYRTARGKRPAYDLRLAGTEPEVATESGLVMVADALGEPVRAGTLVVPGGRTAAAEDQHADLVAWLEACRPTRLLSICSGAFLCARAGLVSGRRVATHWSVSRDLGRRFSDITVDHDALYVHDGPVWTSGGVTSGIDLALAVVAADHGAPVAQEIARWLVMFLHRPGHQAQFSGPVWLERATEKRVAAAQRAIDADPAATHRVDDLAAQLAMSPRHFQRLFARETGLTVGRYLTELRLETAKRLLVQSDLALDTVAAKAGFGSAESLRRVFGERLGTTPGAFRARFSTL, encoded by the coding sequence ATGGCTGAGCGCGTCACCGTCGTCACCTTTCCGGGCGTGCAGTCCCTCGATGTCACCGGTCCATGGGAGGTCCTGGCGGGAGCGAATCGGTACCGGACGGCACGCGGTAAGCGCCCCGCGTATGACCTGAGGCTGGCGGGCACGGAGCCCGAGGTCGCGACCGAGAGCGGCCTCGTCATGGTGGCCGATGCGCTCGGAGAACCCGTCAGGGCCGGCACCCTCGTCGTGCCCGGTGGCCGCACGGCGGCGGCCGAGGATCAGCACGCCGACCTCGTTGCCTGGTTGGAAGCGTGCCGCCCCACGCGGTTGTTGTCGATCTGCTCCGGGGCGTTCCTGTGCGCGCGGGCCGGGTTGGTCAGTGGTCGCAGGGTGGCCACCCACTGGTCCGTGTCCCGGGATCTCGGTCGGCGATTCTCCGACATCACCGTCGACCACGACGCCCTCTACGTACACGACGGCCCGGTGTGGACCTCCGGTGGTGTCACGTCGGGAATCGACCTGGCACTGGCCGTCGTGGCCGCCGATCACGGAGCACCGGTCGCCCAGGAGATCGCCCGCTGGCTCGTGATGTTTCTGCACCGCCCTGGACACCAGGCCCAGTTCTCCGGCCCGGTGTGGTTGGAGCGCGCCACCGAGAAGCGGGTGGCCGCCGCCCAGCGGGCCATCGACGCCGATCCGGCCGCGACACACCGGGTCGACGACCTTGCCGCGCAGCTCGCCATGTCGCCCCGGCACTTCCAGCGTCTGTTCGCCCGTGAGACGGGACTCACCGTCGGGCGTTACCTCACCGAGCTTCGCCTGGAGACCGCCAAACGTCTGCTGGTGCAGTCCGACCTCGCCCTCGACACGGTGGCGGCCAAGGCGGGGTTCGGATCCGCCGAGTCGCTCCGACGTGTGTTCGGCGAACGACTCGGCACGACCCCGGGCGCATTTCGCGCCCGCTTCTCGACCCTCTGA
- a CDS encoding GH1 family beta-glucosidase, which produces MTSHTFPEGFVWGSATAAYQIEGAATEDGRGPSIWDTYSHTPGRTYNGDTGDVAADHYHRWQQDLDHIAELGLGAYRFSISWPRVQPGGAGRFNQAGLDFYSRLVDGLLERGVRPVATMYHWDLPQELEDAGGWPVRETALRFEEYAAGIVAALGDRVHTWTTLNEPWCSAYLGYASGVHAPGRTEPAAALAAVHHLNLAHGLAGRVVRELAPTAELSVTLNLHVIRPESDSPADADAVRRIDALANRSFLGPMLNGAYPADLLADTASVTDWSFVRDGDEKVAGVPLDVLGVNYYSSTLVRAWDGHSTRSDADGHGASAHSPWVGAGDVDFLPQPGPHTAMGWNIDPAALTGLLLRLNQEYPAQPLMITENGAAFDDVVSADGRVHDERRVDYLRRHIAAVADAREQGADVRGYFVWSLLDNFEWGYGYDRRFGIIRVDYDTQERTWKDSAHWYRRLAVTGRLD; this is translated from the coding sequence ATGACGTCACACACCTTCCCGGAGGGCTTCGTCTGGGGCTCGGCCACGGCGGCGTACCAGATCGAGGGCGCGGCCACCGAGGATGGCCGCGGACCGTCCATCTGGGACACCTACAGCCACACCCCCGGCCGGACCTACAACGGCGACACCGGTGACGTGGCCGCCGACCACTACCACCGCTGGCAGCAGGACCTGGACCACATCGCCGAGCTGGGCCTGGGCGCGTACCGGTTCTCCATCTCCTGGCCGCGCGTGCAGCCGGGCGGCGCCGGCCGCTTCAACCAGGCCGGCCTGGACTTCTACTCCCGGCTGGTGGACGGCCTGCTGGAGCGCGGGGTTCGCCCGGTCGCCACGATGTACCACTGGGACCTGCCGCAGGAGCTGGAGGACGCCGGCGGATGGCCGGTGCGGGAGACCGCGCTGCGCTTCGAGGAGTACGCGGCCGGCATCGTCGCCGCGCTCGGCGACCGGGTGCACACCTGGACCACGCTGAACGAGCCGTGGTGCTCGGCGTACCTGGGCTACGCCTCCGGCGTGCACGCGCCGGGGCGTACCGAACCGGCGGCGGCACTGGCCGCGGTGCACCACCTCAACCTGGCGCACGGCCTGGCCGGCCGGGTGGTCCGGGAGCTGGCGCCGACGGCGGAGCTCTCGGTGACGCTGAACCTGCACGTGATCCGGCCGGAGTCGGACTCGCCGGCGGACGCCGACGCGGTGCGGCGCATCGACGCGCTGGCCAACCGGTCGTTCCTCGGGCCGATGCTCAACGGGGCGTACCCGGCGGATCTACTGGCCGACACGGCGAGCGTCACCGACTGGTCGTTCGTCCGTGACGGTGACGAGAAGGTGGCCGGCGTGCCGCTGGACGTGCTCGGGGTCAACTACTACTCCAGCACCCTGGTCCGGGCCTGGGACGGACATTCGACCCGCTCGGACGCCGACGGTCACGGCGCCTCGGCGCACTCACCGTGGGTCGGCGCCGGCGATGTCGACTTCCTGCCTCAGCCGGGCCCGCACACGGCGATGGGCTGGAACATCGACCCGGCCGCGCTGACCGGGCTGCTGCTGCGACTGAACCAGGAGTATCCGGCCCAGCCCTTGATGATCACCGAGAACGGCGCGGCGTTCGACGACGTCGTGTCGGCCGACGGCCGCGTGCACGACGAGCGGCGGGTCGACTACCTGCGCCGGCACATCGCCGCCGTGGCGGATGCCCGCGAGCAGGGCGCGGACGTCCGGGGCTACTTCGTCTGGTCGCTGCTGGACAACTTCGAGTGGGGCTACGGCTACGACCGGCGGTTCGGGATCATCCGGGTCGACTACGACACCCAGGAGCGCACCTGGAAGGACAGCGCGCACTGGTACCGCCGGCTCGCCGTCACCGGTCGCCTCGACTGA
- the yicI gene encoding alpha-xylosidase, whose amino-acid sequence MKFTDGYWQLRPGVSVLRPGTVESVEPDERGFTVFAPAGHITGRGDTLNRPVVTVRFFSPAPGVVGVTINHHSGGLPREPHFGLATDDEHPVTVDITGISASLTTGELTARVALIDGWRVDFLHGDRVVTASTGRSVGVVTDGEGRRHVHERLALGVGETVYGLGERFGPFVKNGQTVDIWNADGGTASEQAYKNVPFYLSSAGYGVFVDHPEHVSFEVGSEVVTQTQFSVEGQSLTYYVIDGPTPKDVLRRYTALTGRPARVPAWSYGLWLSTSFTTSYDEKTVTEFVDGMAERDLPLSVFHFDCFWMRQFHWVDFVWDPATFPDPEGMLRRLHERDLKVCVWINPYIAQRSYLFEEGRQAGYLVRNPDGSVWQWDKWQAGMALVDFTNPDAVRWFTGKLKALLDMGVDCFKTDFGERIPTDVVWHDGSDPQRMHNYYSYLYNKAVFELLEAERGEGEAVLFARSATTGGQQFPVHWGGDCESTFVAMAESLRGGLSLAASGFGYWSHDIGGFEGTPDPAVFKRWIAFGLLSSHSRLHGSGSYRVPWAYDDEAVDVLRHFTRLKLSLMPYLAAAAQEAHRDGIPMMRPMILEFPDDPAAAHLDRQYMLGSDVLVAPVLSADGEVTFYVPAGTWTHLVTGAQLTGPAWVTEKHEFDSVPVLARPGAIIPFGARSDRPDYDWADGVQLRLYTPAEGQRQRVRIPAPGDGPGAEFEVSFRDGVATAELVAGASSAYHCVVAGTEVTAR is encoded by the coding sequence GTGAAGTTCACCGACGGGTACTGGCAACTGCGCCCCGGCGTCAGCGTGCTGCGCCCCGGCACAGTCGAATCGGTCGAGCCGGACGAGCGCGGCTTCACCGTCTTCGCGCCGGCCGGCCACATCACCGGGCGGGGCGACACCCTCAACCGGCCCGTCGTCACCGTCCGGTTCTTCTCCCCCGCTCCGGGCGTCGTCGGCGTGACCATCAACCACCACAGCGGCGGGCTGCCCCGCGAGCCCCACTTCGGGCTGGCCACCGACGACGAGCATCCGGTCACCGTCGACATCACCGGGATCAGCGCGTCGCTGACCACCGGCGAGTTGACCGCCCGGGTCGCGCTCATCGACGGGTGGCGGGTCGACTTCCTGCACGGCGATCGGGTGGTCACCGCGTCCACCGGGCGCAGCGTCGGCGTCGTCACCGACGGCGAGGGCCGCCGGCACGTGCACGAGCGGCTCGCCCTCGGCGTCGGCGAGACGGTGTACGGGCTGGGCGAGCGGTTCGGCCCGTTCGTGAAGAACGGCCAGACCGTGGACATCTGGAACGCCGACGGGGGCACCGCCAGCGAGCAGGCGTACAAGAACGTGCCGTTCTACCTCAGCAGCGCCGGCTACGGGGTGTTCGTGGACCACCCGGAGCACGTGTCGTTCGAGGTCGGCTCGGAGGTCGTCACGCAGACCCAGTTCAGCGTCGAGGGGCAGTCCCTCACCTACTACGTCATCGACGGGCCCACCCCGAAGGACGTGCTGCGCCGCTACACCGCGCTGACCGGCCGCCCGGCCCGGGTCCCCGCCTGGTCCTACGGGCTGTGGCTGTCCACGTCGTTCACCACCTCGTACGACGAGAAGACGGTGACCGAGTTCGTCGACGGGATGGCCGAGCGGGACCTGCCGCTGTCGGTGTTCCACTTCGACTGCTTCTGGATGCGCCAGTTCCACTGGGTCGACTTCGTCTGGGACCCGGCGACCTTCCCGGACCCGGAGGGGATGCTGCGCCGGCTGCACGAGCGTGACCTGAAGGTGTGCGTCTGGATCAACCCGTACATCGCGCAGCGCTCGTACCTGTTCGAGGAGGGCCGGCAGGCCGGCTACCTGGTGCGCAACCCGGACGGGTCGGTCTGGCAGTGGGACAAGTGGCAGGCCGGCATGGCGCTGGTCGACTTCACCAACCCGGACGCGGTCCGCTGGTTCACCGGCAAGCTCAAGGCGCTGCTGGACATGGGCGTCGACTGCTTCAAGACCGACTTCGGTGAGCGCATCCCGACCGACGTGGTGTGGCACGACGGCTCGGACCCGCAGCGGATGCACAACTACTACTCGTACCTCTACAACAAGGCGGTCTTCGAGCTGCTGGAGGCCGAACGCGGGGAGGGCGAGGCGGTGCTGTTCGCCCGCTCGGCCACCACCGGAGGGCAGCAGTTCCCGGTGCACTGGGGCGGCGACTGCGAGTCCACGTTCGTCGCGATGGCCGAGTCGCTGCGCGGCGGGCTGTCCCTGGCGGCGTCCGGCTTCGGCTACTGGAGCCACGACATCGGCGGCTTCGAGGGCACCCCCGACCCGGCCGTGTTCAAGCGGTGGATCGCCTTCGGGCTGCTCTCCTCGCACTCGCGGCTGCACGGCTCCGGCTCGTACCGGGTGCCGTGGGCGTACGACGACGAGGCGGTCGACGTGCTGCGGCACTTCACCCGGCTCAAGCTCAGCCTGATGCCGTACCTGGCGGCCGCGGCGCAGGAGGCGCACCGCGACGGCATCCCGATGATGCGGCCGATGATCCTGGAGTTCCCGGACGACCCGGCCGCCGCACACCTTGACCGGCAGTACATGCTCGGCTCCGACGTGCTGGTCGCGCCCGTGCTCAGCGCCGACGGGGAGGTCACCTTCTACGTGCCCGCCGGCACCTGGACGCACCTGGTCACCGGCGCGCAGCTCACCGGCCCGGCGTGGGTCACCGAGAAGCACGAGTTCGACAGCGTGCCGGTGCTCGCCCGGCCGGGCGCGATCATCCCGTTCGGGGCGCGCTCGGACCGGCCCGACTACGACTGGGCCGACGGCGTGCAGCTGCGGCTCTACACACCGGCCGAGGGGCAACGCCAACGGGTACGGATACCGGCGCCCGGGGACGGGCCCGGCGCGGAGTTCGAGGTGAGCTTCCGCGACGGGGTCGCCACCGCAGAACTGGTGGCGGGCGCCTCGTCGGCGTACCACTGCGTGGTGGCCGGGACGGAGGTGACGGCGCGATGA